In Mus musculus strain C57BL/6J chromosome 14, GRCm38.p6 C57BL/6J, the following are encoded in one genomic region:
- the Rpl15 gene encoding 60S ribosomal protein L15, translated as MGAYKYIQELWRKKQSDVMRFLLRVRCWQYRQLSALHRAPRPTRPDKARRLGYKAKQGYVIYRIRVRRGGRKRPVPKGATYGKPVHHGVNQLKFARSLQSVAEERAGRHCGALRVLNSYWVGEDSTYKFFEVILIDPFHKAIRRNPDTQWITKPVHKHREMRGLTSAGRKSRGLGKGHKFHHTIGGSRRAAWRRRNTLQLHRYR; from the exons ATGGGTGCATACAAGTACATCCAGGAGCTATGGAGGAAGAAGCAGTCCGACGTGATGCGCTTTCTTCTGAGGGTCCGCTGTTGGCAATACCGCCAGCTCTCTGCGCTGCACAGGGCTCCCCGCCCCACCCGGCCTGATAAAGCTCGAAGACTGGGATACAAGGCTAAGCAAG gcTATGTCATTTACAGGATTCGTGTCCGCCGTGGTGGTCGTAAACGCCCAGTTCCTAAGGGTGCAACTTACGGCAAGCCTGTCCACCATGGTGTTAACCAGCTGAAATTTGCCCGAAGCCTTCAGTCTGTTGCTGAG GAGAGAGCTGGGCGCCATTGTGGGGCTTTGAGAGTCCTGAATTCCTACTGGGTTGGTGAAGATTCCACATATAAATTTTTTGAGGTTATCCTCATTGATCCGTTCCATAAAGCTATCAGAAGAAATCCTGACACCCAGTGGATCACCAAACCAGtccacaaacacagagaaatgcGTGGGCTGACATCTGCTGGCCGAAAGAGCCGTGGCCTTGGAAagggccacaagttccaccacacTATTGGTGGTTCCCGCCGTGCAGCCTGGAGAAGGCGCAATACTCTCCAGCTCCACCGTTACCGCTAA